The following nucleotide sequence is from Streptomyces leeuwenhoekii.
GCACGAGTTCGGGCCGGATTGCCCCGGTGGCGTCGCCGAGGAGGTCGCGTACTCGCTGATCGAGGACGCATCGCTGGCAGGGGCGGGTGCTGAGCTGCCAGGTGACGGTGCAGACCGGGCAGCGGCCCCAGAAGGTGGGGTCGGGGTTGGTGCACTTCGCGCACAACGGCGCCTCCCAGGTGCCGCTGCGGGCCTGGGCGACGGTGCCGCAGTTGCTGCAGGCCACCCATCGCTGCTGGCAGCGGTCGCACCAGGGCTGGCCGGTGGCCCGGGACATGTCGCAGGACGCCGTCCGCCCGCAGATGCCGCACTCCGCGATAATCCTCGGCCGGCAGTTCTGGCAGCGTGGGCCATCAGGCAGCCGGTTCGCGACGGGCTTGCGGCGGCGGCAGCCGACGCACTCCTCCAGATTCGCGGGCTGCCTGATCATGCAGTTCGGACACAGCGGTCGGCCCTCGGCGTCACGGGTGGCGGGCTCACGCACGGCGCCGCAGCCGAAGCAGGGGACGGCCGCGTGGCGGGCGAAGCAGGCCCGGCAGATCCTCTTGCCCTCCAGCAGTTTGGACAGCGCCTTCACTTCGTGGCAGCGCGGGCAGGCAGGCCGGACGATATTGGTCGCCCCGGCATCGACGAGCTCGTTGATAAACCGCAGGGCGGCCGGGGTGGGGGCTTCGTAACCGGCGCCGGTCAGCAGCTCGGGGCGGGCGACGACGGCCCAGGCCAGGCGGCGTTGCCCGGCGGGCCGGACGGTGGCGCGACCGAGTGCGGCCAGGACCGCGTCGGTGTCGAGGGCGGGATCGAAGCCCGTGATCAGCTCAGTGAGTTCCCGCAGGGGATCACCGTCGGTGTCAGGGCAGTTCGCGCAGCGCGGCTCGCCGTTGCGGTCCCGGCTGGTGACGCGTCGTTCTTCGTGACAGCCCGCGCAGACCGCCGGCTTGTCGAGGCAGGGTGAGCATCCCCACCGTCCTCCGGTGCTGCTGCCGACGTAGCGGCATGCGCGTCCACACTCGCCGCAGCAGGGCAGGGCGACGTTCTGGGCGCCAGCATCATGCAGGGCCATCAGCAGTTTGGCGACGCAGTAGGGCGCCGGCGGCTGTCCGGTCCGCAGCAGCGAGGGGTCATCGTGCAGGGCCTGGGCGAGGCTGCGGCGACCGGCTCGTGTACGTACGACTGCGAGGACAATGTCGCGGACGTGCTCGGCGGGCAGGTGCTTTTCGACGTTTCCGACCAGCCGCACGACCAGGCCGATGGGATCCGCGAGGACCTCCTCGGAAAGACCGGTCACCGGTCAACTCCACTGATCCGGGCCCGCCGAGGCCGCAGGTCACCGACTCCTTCGGAGACCGAAGAACCGCCTGCGGCAGCCTTCTTCGGCTTCGTCGCAGCGCCCGCCACGGCGATAGGCTCGATGAGGTCGTCCATGGTGCAGTCGAGGATGTCGAGCAAGGCCATGAGGATCTTCAGGCTGAGGCGTTCGGGACGCTCGACGACGAGCCGGTAGACCTGGCTCGAGGACAGGCTGATGCCGCGTTCCTTCAGCGGCGGGATGAGGTCGGTGGTGGAGAACATCCCGCGGTCCGCCATGACCTTGCGCAGGTGCCAGTGGTAGTCGAGCTTGGCGGCCATCATCGGGTCCTTCCTCGTCAGACGCCGGCGAACGCCGGGGCCAGGGCCTTGCTCAAGGCAGTGTTCATGAAGTCGTCGCTGACGTGCGTGTAGATGGCCGTGGAGCTGTCGCACTCGTGACCGACCTGCTGCTGAATGAAGCGCCGGTCCACCCCGTCCTCGGTCAGATGCGTGACGTAAGAATGACGAATTGAGTGCGGAACTAGTTCTTTTGGGAGATTCAGTGCGTCCCGGTATGCCTCGAACCGGTCGTTGATCGAACTCGGCTGCAGGCGTCCCCCGCGTTCGGTGATCCACAGAGCCGGGTGATCGGGGAAACCGAAGCGGGGCCGGACGTTTTCGACGTAGTCCTCGACCGCCTCGACAGCCCAGTCCATCACCGACAGCACATTCCTCCGTC
It contains:
- a CDS encoding helix-turn-helix domain-containing protein, which encodes MMAAKLDYHWHLRKVMADRGMFSTTDLIPPLKERGISLSSSQVYRLVVERPERLSLKILMALLDILDCTMDDLIEPIAVAGAATKPKKAAAGGSSVSEGVGDLRPRRARISGVDR